From one Microbacterium sp. 10M-3C3 genomic stretch:
- the mscL gene encoding large conductance mechanosensitive channel protein MscL, with protein MIKGFKEFILRGNVIDLAVAVVIGAAFTAVVNAIVASIINPLIEIFWKADPDGKIGFTVQGLWGPVTFPISDLINAVIAFLAVAIVVYFVFVYPMNRIKERAAARAGITPAAEEPKLPTEQELLVQIRDLLDKQPRA; from the coding sequence ATGATCAAGGGTTTCAAGGAGTTCATCCTCCGCGGCAACGTCATCGACCTCGCCGTCGCCGTCGTCATCGGCGCCGCCTTCACCGCGGTCGTGAACGCGATCGTCGCCAGCATCATCAACCCGCTGATCGAGATCTTCTGGAAGGCCGACCCCGACGGCAAGATCGGCTTCACCGTCCAGGGCCTGTGGGGCCCGGTCACCTTCCCGATCAGCGACCTCATCAACGCCGTCATCGCGTTCCTCGCGGTCGCGATCGTGGTGTACTTCGTCTTCGTCTACCCGATGAACCGCATCAAGGAGCGCGCAGCCGCGCGCGCAGGCATCACCCCCGCCGCGGAGGAGCCGAAGCTCCCCACCGAGCAGGAGCTGCTCGTGCAGATCCGCGACCTGCTGGACAAGCAGCCGCGCGCGTAG
- a CDS encoding FmdB family zinc ribbon protein — protein MPTYAYACKQCGHRFDAVQSFSEPALTVCPECGGALRKEYGSIGVTFNGSGFYRTDSRSGGASGDKGSSDAASSGSSASSGAASGSSASSTSSGATSPATSGS, from the coding sequence ATGCCCACCTACGCCTATGCCTGCAAGCAGTGCGGTCACCGTTTCGACGCCGTGCAGTCCTTCTCCGAGCCCGCGCTCACCGTGTGCCCCGAGTGCGGCGGCGCCCTGCGCAAGGAGTACGGCTCGATCGGCGTGACGTTCAACGGCTCCGGCTTCTACCGCACCGATTCCCGCAGCGGCGGCGCCTCCGGCGACAAGGGCTCGTCGGATGCGGCGTCGTCGGGCTCCAGCGCGTCGAGTGGCGCCGCATCCGGGTCTTCGGCATCATCGACGTCGAGCGGCGCGACTTCCCCGGCGACTTCGGGTTCCTGA
- a CDS encoding 5-formyltetrahydrofolate cyclo-ligase produces MPDPIDQAKRALRADLRERRSILSDAARARAEEGIRQQLDALLDRLGARSISCFLSTSTEPGTREFVEAAVARGIRVLLPITRADGLLDWTEASPDLDITEGLLGMPEPVGEVLGPIAVNDVDLLVIPAAAVDAGGMRLGWGRGYFDKTIGSMEHCPPVYAVIFDSELVDDVPRDVHDQPVTGVVTPTRTVTFSPAHR; encoded by the coding sequence GTGCCCGACCCCATCGACCAGGCGAAGCGCGCGCTGCGCGCCGACCTCCGCGAGCGACGCTCGATCCTGTCGGATGCGGCACGCGCGCGGGCCGAGGAGGGCATCCGTCAGCAGCTCGACGCGCTGCTGGACCGCCTCGGCGCGCGATCGATCTCGTGCTTCCTCTCCACCTCCACCGAGCCGGGCACGCGGGAGTTCGTCGAAGCGGCCGTGGCCCGCGGCATCCGGGTGCTCCTTCCCATCACGCGCGCCGACGGCCTGCTCGACTGGACCGAGGCGAGCCCCGACCTCGACATCACCGAGGGGCTGCTCGGCATGCCCGAGCCCGTCGGCGAGGTGCTCGGGCCGATCGCCGTCAACGACGTCGACCTGCTCGTCATCCCGGCCGCCGCGGTCGACGCCGGCGGGATGCGGCTGGGGTGGGGCCGCGGATACTTCGACAAGACGATCGGCTCGATGGAGCACTGCCCGCCGGTCTACGCCGTGATCTTCGACTCCGAACTCGTCGACGACGTGCCGCGCGACGTGCACGACCAGCCGGTGACCGGCGTCGTGACCCCGACGCGCACCGTCACCTTCTCCCCCGCGCATCGCTGA
- the galU gene encoding UTP--glucose-1-phosphate uridylyltransferase GalU, with protein MSHKPFKAVIPAAGLGTRFLPATKAMPKEMLPVVDKPAIQYVVEEAVQSGIEDVLIIVGRNKNNIANHFDSVPELEEKLRAKGDHDKLAKVEYSSDLADVHMVRQGEPKGLGHAVLRARGHVGDHPFAVLLGDDLIDERDPLLTKMLEEYDQRGATVIALMEVDPEHIHMYGVAAVEPTDEDDVVKVTQLVEKPKKEDAPSNLAIIGRYVLGPDVFDILEHTEPGKGGEIQLTDALQELASGGGGGGGVYGVVFRGRRYDTGDRLDYIKAIVQLASDRDDLGPQLRPWLKDFAATI; from the coding sequence ATGTCTCACAAGCCGTTCAAGGCCGTCATCCCTGCCGCCGGACTCGGCACGCGCTTCCTGCCCGCCACCAAGGCGATGCCGAAGGAGATGCTGCCGGTCGTCGACAAGCCCGCGATCCAGTACGTGGTCGAGGAGGCGGTGCAGTCGGGTATCGAGGACGTCCTGATCATCGTGGGACGCAACAAGAACAACATCGCCAACCACTTCGACTCGGTTCCCGAGCTCGAGGAGAAGCTGCGCGCCAAGGGCGACCACGACAAGCTCGCGAAGGTGGAGTACTCCTCCGACCTCGCCGACGTGCACATGGTGCGCCAGGGCGAGCCGAAGGGCCTCGGCCACGCGGTGCTGCGTGCGCGCGGCCACGTCGGCGACCACCCCTTCGCGGTGCTGCTGGGCGACGACCTCATCGACGAGCGCGACCCGCTGCTGACGAAGATGCTCGAGGAGTACGACCAGCGCGGCGCGACCGTGATCGCGCTCATGGAGGTCGACCCCGAGCACATCCACATGTACGGCGTCGCCGCCGTGGAGCCGACCGACGAGGACGACGTGGTCAAGGTCACGCAGCTCGTCGAGAAGCCCAAGAAGGAGGACGCCCCCTCCAACCTCGCCATCATCGGCCGCTACGTGCTCGGCCCCGACGTGTTCGACATCCTCGAGCACACCGAGCCCGGCAAGGGCGGCGAGATCCAGCTCACCGACGCGCTGCAGGAGCTCGCGTCCGGCGGCGGCGGAGGCGGCGGCGTGTACGGCGTGGTGTTCCGCGGACGCCGATACGACACCGGGGATAGGCTGGACTACATCAAGGCCATCGTGCAGCTGGCCTCGGACCGCGACGACCTCGGGCCCCAGCTGCGACCCTGGTTGAAGGACTTCGCGGCGACCATCTGA
- a CDS encoding GNAT family protein translates to MDLSIPRHHGPIAIRLVRARDARALQNELLTNRSWLKPWEATSPDGPVSFDMRLGIRRLLQQHRDGQGVPFVMEYDGEIAGQLNVWGIARGSLASATIGYWVSERFAGRGITPTSVALATDACFDEMRLHRMEICIRPENAASLRVVQKLGFRYEGLRRRYIHIDGDWRDHYAFALVREEVPGGVLNRWLEGRVPPDAAFVPPSDRLNA, encoded by the coding sequence GTGGACCTCTCGATCCCGCGGCACCATGGGCCCATCGCCATTCGGCTCGTGCGGGCCCGCGACGCGCGCGCCCTGCAGAACGAGCTGCTGACCAACCGCTCGTGGCTGAAGCCGTGGGAGGCGACGAGCCCCGACGGACCGGTCTCGTTCGACATGCGCCTGGGCATCCGCCGGCTGCTCCAGCAGCACCGCGACGGCCAGGGCGTGCCGTTCGTGATGGAGTACGACGGCGAGATCGCCGGGCAGCTGAACGTGTGGGGCATCGCGCGGGGCTCGCTCGCGTCGGCCACGATCGGCTACTGGGTGAGCGAGCGCTTCGCCGGCCGCGGCATCACGCCGACGTCGGTGGCGCTCGCGACCGACGCGTGCTTCGACGAGATGCGCCTGCACCGCATGGAGATCTGCATCCGGCCCGAGAACGCGGCCAGCCTCCGTGTCGTGCAGAAGCTCGGCTTCCGGTACGAGGGTCTGCGCCGCCGCTACATCCACATCGACGGCGACTGGCGCGACCACTACGCGTTCGCGCTCGTGCGCGAAGAGGTTCCCGGCGGCGTGCTCAACCGCTGGCTCGAGGGGCGCGTGCCCCCGGATGCGGCGTTCGTGCCGCCGTCCGACCGGCTCAACGCCTAG
- a CDS encoding LLM class F420-dependent oxidoreductase, producing the protein MQAGFHFWNFSVPGAPESLPTVLADTARAAEAGGFTQFTVMDHWFQMDRVAPATEPMLEAFTTLGFLAAHTSSMRIGPLVTGVTYRYPGLLAKIVTTLDVLSSGRAMLGIGAAWYEREHHALGVPYPALAERFERLEEALQIALQMWSDDDGPYEGTHYRLAETLNSPPAIQRPHPPIMIGGKGEKKTLRLAAQYAQIINLTTSDPAEVAHLLDVLRGHCDRLGTDYDAIEKTVIASAADPFDADFLPQMQRLADLGITQVVLGTRPADPVGWVERLSEGIVPKLAEL; encoded by the coding sequence ATGCAGGCAGGCTTCCACTTCTGGAACTTCTCCGTCCCCGGGGCTCCCGAGTCCCTCCCCACCGTCCTCGCCGACACCGCCCGCGCGGCCGAGGCCGGCGGCTTCACGCAGTTCACCGTCATGGACCACTGGTTCCAGATGGACCGCGTCGCCCCCGCGACCGAGCCCATGCTCGAAGCGTTCACGACCCTCGGCTTCCTCGCCGCACACACGTCGTCGATGCGCATCGGCCCGCTCGTCACCGGCGTCACCTATCGCTACCCCGGACTGCTCGCCAAGATCGTCACCACGCTCGACGTGCTGAGCTCGGGCCGGGCGATGCTCGGCATCGGCGCCGCCTGGTACGAGCGCGAGCACCATGCGCTGGGCGTGCCCTATCCCGCTCTCGCCGAGCGCTTCGAGCGGCTCGAGGAGGCGCTCCAGATCGCGCTGCAGATGTGGAGCGACGACGACGGGCCCTACGAGGGCACGCACTACCGGCTGGCGGAGACGCTCAACAGCCCGCCCGCGATCCAGCGGCCGCATCCGCCCATCATGATCGGCGGCAAGGGCGAGAAGAAGACGCTGCGCCTGGCCGCGCAGTACGCGCAGATCATCAACCTCACGACCTCCGACCCCGCCGAGGTCGCGCACCTCCTCGACGTGCTGCGCGGCCACTGCGACCGCCTCGGCACGGACTACGACGCGATCGAGAAGACCGTGATCGCGAGCGCGGCCGATCCGTTCGACGCCGACTTCCTGCCGCAGATGCAGCGTCTCGCCGACCTCGGGATCACGCAGGTCGTGCTCGGCACACGTCCGGCCGACCCGGTCGGCTGGGTCGAGCGGCTCTCTGAGGGGATCGTGCCGAAGCTCGCGGAGCTGTGA
- a CDS encoding large exoprotein has protein sequence MGGQVLGGGVIVAVAVALWLIYLLPSLHSRHQYTSAERNAVRLNQALRVLAETSETPGEVRLELTARTALAQQKLAKRAQAEKEQAELAVARARLEIAKEQAAAERELAKAQRAEAIATARAERAAAHAAPAARRARVRRRIRLATTIVAVVALATAGVGAWQIVQAGAATLAWVGGSTFVAAALLLQRMSRVAVRAERRESAAPAVRVAQVVPDVALPADRAATWTPRELPKPLASSVGSRAAAVLDERDAREALHAAAREEAARELAAQQQPPSIDTARVARASEFGRMGDVDDAEIEAHVRRLLARRAVGA, from the coding sequence ATGGGCGGGCAGGTGTTGGGCGGTGGTGTGATCGTCGCCGTCGCCGTCGCGCTGTGGCTCATCTACCTGCTGCCGTCGCTGCACAGCCGGCACCAGTACACGTCGGCGGAGCGCAACGCCGTGCGCCTCAACCAGGCGCTGCGCGTCCTCGCCGAGACGAGTGAGACGCCGGGCGAGGTGCGCCTCGAGCTCACGGCGCGCACCGCGCTCGCACAGCAGAAGCTGGCCAAGCGCGCGCAGGCGGAGAAGGAGCAGGCCGAGCTCGCCGTCGCGCGCGCCCGCCTCGAGATCGCCAAGGAGCAGGCCGCCGCCGAGCGCGAGCTCGCGAAGGCGCAGCGCGCCGAGGCGATCGCCACCGCCCGCGCCGAGCGCGCTGCCGCTCACGCCGCCCCCGCTGCGCGGCGCGCGCGGGTGCGCCGCCGCATCCGTCTCGCGACCACGATCGTCGCCGTGGTCGCCCTCGCGACCGCGGGGGTCGGCGCATGGCAGATCGTGCAGGCCGGCGCGGCGACCCTCGCGTGGGTCGGCGGATCGACGTTCGTGGCCGCCGCTCTGCTGCTGCAGCGCATGTCGCGCGTCGCCGTCCGCGCCGAGCGACGTGAGAGCGCGGCCCCGGCCGTGCGCGTCGCGCAGGTCGTCCCCGACGTCGCGCTTCCCGCCGACCGCGCGGCGACGTGGACGCCGCGCGAGCTGCCCAAGCCCCTCGCCTCCTCCGTCGGCTCCCGCGCGGCCGCCGTGCTCGACGAGCGGGACGCCCGCGAGGCACTCCACGCCGCGGCGCGCGAAGAGGCTGCGCGCGAGCTCGCCGCGCAGCAGCAGCCGCCCTCGATCGACACCGCGCGAGTCGCCCGCGCGTCGGAATTCGGCCGCATGGGCGACGTCGACGACGCCGAGATCGAGGCGCACGTGCGCCGGCTCCTGGCACGTCGCGCCGTCGGTGCGTGA
- a CDS encoding cupin domain-containing protein encodes MSDLQPDIDSRNVAAPELSQTGFPAPTPAPQTEGIGTPWLGLSPSDYRPAGGVDPDHPHLFHLQAAPADNFDGGSLQGAHSGVWPILTQQKGAVYLARLHPGGVREPHWHPSAWEMNVVLSGRVRWSFVGPNSTQDVFEGGAGDVIFAPQGHFHYFENASDTEDLLVLIVFNADSAEPLDDVPLAQSISSMPPHVLAAVFGVDESVFAQLPVITQRTVIVKRRDDAT; translated from the coding sequence ATGAGCGACCTTCAGCCCGACATCGATTCACGCAACGTTGCGGCACCGGAACTCTCGCAGACCGGCTTCCCCGCTCCCACGCCCGCGCCCCAGACGGAGGGCATCGGAACACCGTGGCTGGGGCTCTCCCCCAGCGACTACCGGCCGGCCGGCGGTGTCGATCCCGACCACCCGCACCTGTTCCACCTCCAGGCAGCGCCTGCCGACAACTTCGACGGCGGCAGCCTTCAGGGTGCCCATTCCGGCGTCTGGCCGATCCTGACCCAGCAGAAGGGCGCGGTCTACCTCGCCCGTCTGCACCCCGGCGGCGTTCGCGAGCCGCACTGGCACCCGAGCGCGTGGGAGATGAACGTCGTGCTTTCGGGGCGGGTTCGGTGGAGCTTCGTCGGCCCCAACTCGACGCAGGACGTGTTCGAGGGCGGCGCCGGAGACGTCATCTTCGCTCCGCAGGGGCACTTCCACTACTTCGAGAACGCGAGCGACACCGAAGACCTCCTCGTCCTCATCGTCTTCAATGCCGACTCCGCCGAGCCCCTCGACGACGTGCCGCTCGCCCAGTCGATCTCGTCGATGCCGCCGCACGTGCTGGCCGCCGTCTTCGGTGTCGACGAGTCGGTGTTCGCCCAGCTGCCCGTCATCACCCAGCGGACGGTGATCGTGAAGCGGCGCGACGACGCCACCTGA
- the opgC gene encoding OpgC domain-containing protein, whose translation MAAVARLLLGVALGAALVAGATVPTHAAADPKSSTAQDLVPSEGAYFGSILDWSSDSVADQADRLGSPAAVYQHEAGYPLTAPEKDYVRQFFSQTASAGAVPLLAIRPSVALGDLTEADAERLVDDLEEIAAPARAGFWLSFAPDMNVPWVEWGQRPDDYRAAFSQLADVVHERLPGVGMLWSPFWGGDYPFSGARAASGALAAADTDGDGDVDGSDDSYAPYYPGDDVVDGVGLSVYHDSSGGGSPVNTVPADGEFVARLTGSDGAAPDFYGTYTSATRPLLVETAAFSSPAAGGPGELAIKQAWWQQIEAAIAPGQLERLRSVVWRDTGTTRGAVGETVIDWSITLGAPAVREAFRASLADAAFVLGPVREPVEASAAGSREGLRLDGVLAWVVVAVVAAGIVVLTVAALRRRSPGRLAYSGSPSRDARIDLLRGMAIVFVVINHVGLVSLLQDVTQEFLGVVSGAELFVLLSGAVLGLVYRPKLVSGGIGEVIIRTGQRAWKLYYTALAVVVLIFFLALIPILNGTVVTTFTDQGTGAAGQSATGRVYDLYASADALLRYPVDPHAVVDFLLLRMGPWQFNVMGLYVALLVVSPLVLWALGRRWWPWVLGISLALYVVGLTTRFRLLPSQFEDSFPLLVWQLLFVGGMTAGFYRREIIAWFSSRAGKVVLCALIVVAAVLMVFSWNNPYTSSSLDVRLAIVPDNVFRAVYGLLFERTYLEPGRLLNVIVLLVALYALLTAYWRPIERTLGWFLIPLGQATLYVFIMHVFFVLIAASIPSLREGNVWINTLANLVILALLWVMVRTRFLFRLVPR comes from the coding sequence TTGGCGGCCGTCGCGCGCCTGCTCCTCGGGGTGGCCCTCGGCGCCGCGCTGGTCGCCGGCGCGACCGTGCCGACCCACGCGGCGGCGGACCCGAAGTCGTCCACGGCACAGGATCTGGTGCCGTCCGAGGGCGCCTACTTCGGCTCCATCCTCGACTGGAGCAGCGACTCCGTCGCCGACCAGGCCGACCGGCTCGGCTCGCCCGCTGCCGTGTACCAGCACGAGGCGGGGTACCCCCTCACCGCCCCCGAGAAGGACTATGTGCGGCAATTCTTCTCGCAGACCGCGTCGGCCGGTGCCGTCCCCCTCCTGGCCATCCGCCCGTCCGTCGCCCTCGGCGACCTGACGGAGGCCGACGCCGAGCGCCTCGTCGACGACCTGGAGGAGATCGCGGCGCCCGCGCGCGCAGGCTTCTGGCTGAGCTTCGCACCCGACATGAACGTCCCGTGGGTCGAGTGGGGGCAGCGGCCCGACGACTACCGCGCCGCCTTCTCGCAACTCGCCGACGTCGTGCACGAACGGCTTCCCGGTGTCGGCATGCTGTGGTCGCCGTTCTGGGGCGGCGACTATCCGTTCAGCGGCGCGCGCGCCGCATCCGGAGCCCTGGCCGCCGCCGACACCGACGGCGACGGCGATGTCGACGGCTCCGACGACTCGTACGCGCCGTACTACCCCGGCGACGACGTCGTCGACGGCGTGGGGCTGTCGGTGTACCACGACAGCTCGGGCGGCGGCAGCCCCGTCAACACCGTGCCGGCCGACGGCGAGTTCGTGGCGCGGCTGACGGGGTCGGACGGCGCGGCTCCGGACTTCTACGGCACCTACACGAGCGCCACCCGACCGCTGCTCGTCGAGACGGCGGCCTTCTCGAGCCCTGCCGCGGGCGGCCCCGGTGAGCTCGCGATCAAGCAGGCGTGGTGGCAGCAGATCGAGGCGGCCATCGCGCCGGGACAGCTCGAGCGGCTGCGCTCGGTGGTGTGGCGCGACACCGGCACGACCCGCGGCGCCGTCGGCGAGACCGTCATCGACTGGTCGATCACGCTCGGAGCACCGGCGGTGCGCGAAGCCTTCCGCGCGAGCCTCGCCGATGCGGCGTTCGTGCTCGGCCCCGTGCGGGAGCCCGTCGAGGCGAGCGCGGCGGGATCGCGCGAGGGGCTCCGGCTCGACGGCGTGCTCGCGTGGGTCGTCGTCGCCGTCGTGGCCGCGGGCATCGTCGTCCTCACGGTCGCGGCGCTGCGTCGCCGCTCACCCGGCCGCCTCGCGTACTCCGGTTCGCCGTCGCGCGACGCGCGCATCGACCTGCTGCGCGGCATGGCGATCGTCTTCGTCGTCATCAACCACGTCGGTCTCGTCTCGCTGCTCCAGGACGTCACGCAGGAGTTCCTCGGCGTCGTGTCGGGCGCCGAACTGTTCGTGCTGCTCTCGGGCGCGGTGCTCGGCCTCGTCTACCGGCCGAAGCTCGTCTCGGGGGGCATCGGCGAGGTCATCATCCGCACCGGCCAGCGCGCGTGGAAGCTGTACTACACGGCGCTCGCGGTGGTCGTGCTCATCTTCTTCCTCGCGCTCATCCCGATCCTGAACGGAACGGTCGTGACGACGTTCACCGACCAGGGCACGGGTGCTGCGGGGCAGAGCGCCACCGGTCGCGTCTACGACCTGTACGCGAGCGCCGACGCGCTGCTGCGCTACCCCGTCGACCCGCACGCCGTCGTCGACTTCCTCCTGCTGCGGATGGGCCCGTGGCAGTTCAACGTCATGGGCCTGTACGTGGCCCTGCTCGTCGTCTCGCCGCTCGTGCTGTGGGCCCTCGGGCGCCGCTGGTGGCCGTGGGTGCTCGGCATCAGCCTGGCGCTCTACGTCGTGGGCCTGACGACCCGGTTCCGCCTGCTGCCGTCGCAGTTCGAGGACTCCTTCCCGCTTCTGGTGTGGCAGCTGCTGTTCGTCGGCGGGATGACGGCGGGCTTCTACCGGCGGGAGATCATCGCGTGGTTCTCATCGCGCGCCGGCAAGGTCGTGCTGTGCGCGCTCATCGTGGTGGCGGCGGTGCTCATGGTGTTCTCGTGGAACAACCCGTACACGTCGAGCTCGCTCGACGTGCGGCTCGCCATCGTCCCCGACAACGTGTTCCGCGCCGTGTACGGCCTGCTCTTCGAGCGGACATACCTCGAGCCGGGGCGCCTGCTGAACGTGATCGTGCTGCTCGTCGCGCTGTACGCGCTCCTGACGGCGTACTGGCGTCCGATCGAGCGGACGCTCGGATGGTTCCTCATCCCGCTCGGACAGGCCACCCTCTACGTGTTCATCATGCACGTGTTCTTCGTGCTCATCGCCGCCAGCATCCCGAGCCTCCGGGAGGGGAACGTATGGATCAACACGCTCGCGAACCTGGTCATCCTGGCGCTGCTGTGGGTCATGGTGCGCACCCGGTTCCTGTTCCGGCTGGTGCCGCGATGA
- a CDS encoding glycosyltransferase produces MRLVVVLTIALGLNYVIWRWGFSLNWDAWWIAVPLIVAETYSLIDVCLFGMMMWRARGRPAPPPAPAGLTADVFIATYNEPIDLVMTTAEAARRIRYPHKTWILDDGSRDELRRRAEAAGIGYVARGSEWADRPRHAKAGNINNALQQTDGEFILILDADMIPRPEILDRTLGYFTDPVVALVQTPQIFSNVATGDPLGSQAPLFYGPIQQGKDGWNAAFFCGSNAVLRREALMQLGIVGYVRELDRSVAAALRTATRVIAKARSHPAAADPAVAAALDEVADAVAEARAGVRENASLGEVTYRLHERVDAATRSIVASDVAGIESDLREIAALATPAGGDPADGFEVEAAVAALATRELSPLNALEAVQAVIRTIGVERADEAQPVMPLATISVTEDMATSMRMHGMGWKSVYHHELLADGLAPEDLGTMLTQRLRWAQGTMQVFLRENPLVQWGMSLPQRLMYFATMWSYLSGYAAVVYFAAPIIFLVLGILPVHAYAFEFFVRFIPFMIANQLLFLIAARGASTWRGQQYSLALFPVWLKACSTAFTNVVLRIPLGFAVTPKTRPVTTGPQWHLIKPQLTVMVLLVIAIAFGFYRLFVDGAELVGTAVNIAWAVYDLVVLSVLFGAATYRGFDDSAVAER; encoded by the coding sequence ATGCGCCTCGTGGTCGTCCTGACGATCGCACTCGGCCTCAACTACGTGATCTGGCGCTGGGGGTTCTCGCTCAACTGGGACGCGTGGTGGATCGCGGTGCCGCTCATCGTCGCGGAGACCTACAGCCTCATCGACGTGTGCCTGTTCGGCATGATGATGTGGCGCGCGCGCGGACGCCCGGCGCCGCCGCCGGCGCCCGCCGGCCTCACCGCGGACGTGTTCATCGCCACGTACAACGAGCCGATCGACCTCGTCATGACGACGGCGGAGGCGGCCCGCCGCATCCGCTACCCGCACAAGACGTGGATCCTCGACGACGGCAGCCGTGACGAGCTGCGCCGGCGCGCCGAGGCCGCCGGCATCGGCTACGTCGCCCGCGGGTCGGAGTGGGCCGACCGGCCGCGGCACGCGAAGGCCGGCAACATCAACAACGCGCTGCAGCAGACCGACGGCGAGTTCATCCTCATCCTCGACGCCGACATGATCCCGCGTCCCGAGATCCTCGACCGCACGCTCGGGTACTTCACCGACCCGGTTGTGGCGCTCGTGCAGACGCCCCAGATCTTCAGCAACGTCGCCACCGGCGACCCATTGGGCAGCCAGGCGCCGCTGTTCTACGGTCCGATCCAGCAGGGCAAGGACGGCTGGAACGCCGCGTTCTTCTGCGGCTCCAACGCGGTGCTGCGCCGCGAGGCACTCATGCAGCTCGGCATCGTCGGGTACGTGCGCGAGCTCGATCGCTCGGTCGCCGCGGCGCTGCGCACCGCCACCCGCGTCATCGCGAAGGCGCGCTCGCATCCCGCCGCGGCCGACCCGGCCGTCGCCGCGGCGCTCGACGAGGTCGCCGATGCGGTCGCCGAGGCCCGCGCCGGCGTGCGCGAGAACGCGTCGCTCGGCGAGGTGACCTACCGCCTGCACGAACGCGTGGATGCAGCGACCCGGTCGATCGTCGCCTCCGACGTCGCCGGCATCGAGAGCGACCTGCGGGAGATCGCGGCGCTCGCCACCCCCGCGGGCGGCGACCCGGCCGACGGCTTCGAGGTGGAGGCGGCGGTGGCCGCCCTCGCCACGCGCGAGCTGTCGCCGCTCAACGCCCTTGAGGCCGTGCAGGCGGTCATCCGCACGATCGGCGTCGAGCGCGCCGACGAGGCGCAGCCGGTCATGCCGCTCGCGACGATCTCAGTGACCGAGGACATGGCGACCTCGATGCGCATGCACGGCATGGGGTGGAAGAGCGTCTATCACCACGAGCTCCTCGCCGACGGCCTCGCCCCCGAAGACCTCGGCACGATGCTCACCCAGCGGCTGCGCTGGGCGCAGGGCACGATGCAGGTGTTCCTGCGCGAGAACCCGCTCGTGCAGTGGGGCATGTCGCTGCCGCAGCGGCTGATGTACTTCGCGACGATGTGGAGCTACCTGTCGGGCTACGCCGCCGTGGTCTACTTCGCCGCGCCGATCATCTTCCTCGTCCTCGGGATCCTCCCCGTCCACGCGTACGCGTTCGAGTTCTTCGTGCGCTTCATCCCGTTCATGATCGCCAACCAGCTGCTGTTCCTCATCGCGGCGCGGGGAGCGTCGACGTGGCGCGGCCAGCAGTACAGCCTCGCCCTCTTCCCGGTGTGGCTGAAGGCGTGCTCGACGGCGTTCACGAACGTGGTGCTGCGGATCCCGCTCGGCTTCGCCGTCACCCCGAAGACGCGGCCGGTCACGACCGGACCGCAGTGGCACCTGATCAAGCCGCAACTGACGGTCATGGTGCTGCTCGTCATCGCGATCGCCTTCGGCTTCTACCGCCTCTTCGTCGACGGTGCCGAGCTCGTCGGCACGGCCGTCAACATCGCGTGGGCGGTCTACGATCTCGTCGTGCTCAGCGTGCTCTTCGGCGCGGCGACCTATCGCGGCTTCGACGACAGCGCGGTGGCGGAACGATGA